A portion of the Ricinus communis isolate WT05 ecotype wild-type chromosome 10, ASM1957865v1, whole genome shotgun sequence genome contains these proteins:
- the LOC8259348 gene encoding cytokinin dehydrogenase 1, with protein MESPPSAFLQKKKNIFLRFFMILFLCSIPENTYLCSNQSFASSNVLSYKSSSNTPSPQTLNLDGYFSFDNIEYAAKDFGNRYHFLPSAVLYPKSASDIASMMKYIFNIGSSSEITVAARGHGHSLQGQAQAHQGIVINMESLQGPEMRIHMGEPLHVDVSGGELWINVLHETLKYGLAPKSWTDYLHLTVGGTLSNAGISGQAFQHGPQINNVYQLEIVTGKGEVLTCSEQLNADLFYGALGGLGQFGIITRARISLERAPKRVRWIRVLYAEFSKFSNDQEHLIASENSFDYIEGFVIINRTGLLNNWRSSFNPKDPLQASQFISDGRTLYCLEIAKYFNPEDFDIMNQKTEDLLSGLSYIPSTLFLSEVSYVEFLDRVHVSEMKLRAEGLWEVPHPWMNLLIPKSNISAFAKEVFGNILTDSSNGPILIYPVNQSKWNNKTSLITPEEDIFYLVGFLSSAVPSSTGKDSLPHILARNKRILDFCSKANLGVKQYLPHYSSQEEWQAHFGPQWEVFVQRKSTYDPLAILAPGQRIFKRR; from the exons ATGGAGTCACCACCTTCTGCCTttctccaaaaaaaaaaaaacatattccTCAGATTTTTTATGATCTTGTTCTTGTGCTCTATACCTGAGAACACATACCTTTGTTCTAACCAATCTTTTGCAAGCTCAAATGTCCTATCTTATAAGAGTTCCTCCAACACCCCCTCACCACAAACACTAAATCTAGATGGTTACTTCAGCTTTGATAATATTGAATATGCAGCTAAGGACTTTGGAAACAGATACCATTTCTTACCATCAGCAGTTCTGTATCCAAAATCAGCGTCTGATATTGCTTCCATgatgaaatatattttcaatataggTTCCAGTTCCGAGATTACAGTTGCTGCCAGAGGCCATGGTCACTCTCTGCAAGGTCAAGCACAAGCTCATCAAGGTATAGTGATCAACATGGAATCGCTCCAGGGTCCGGAGATGCGGATTCATATGGGGGAGCCACTCCATGTGGACGTGTCAGGTGGTGAGTTGTGGATAAATGTTCTGCATGAAACTCTGAAATATGGGCTTGCACCAAAATCTTGGACAGACTACCTACATCTCACAGTTGGGGGCACCTTATCAAATGCTGGAATAAGTGGACAGGCATTCCAACATGGACCCCAGATCAACAATGTTTACCAGCTGGAGATAGTCACAG GCAAGGGAGAAGTACTTACCTGCTCAGAGCAGCTGAACGCAGATCTTTTTTATGGTGCCCTTGGAGGACTGGGACAGTTTGGCATAATCACCCGGGCTAGGATATCTCTTGAACGAGCACCTAAGAGG GTGAGATGGATCAGAGTCTTGTACGCTGAGTTCTCCAAATTCTCCAATGACCAAGAGCATTTAATAGCATCAGAGAATTCTTTCGACTATATTGAAGGATTTGTAATAATAAACAGAACCGGTCTCCTCAACAACTGGAGGTCTTCCTTTAATCCCAAAGACCCACTACAGGCTAGCCAATTCATTTCAGATGGTAGAACTCTTTACTGTCTGGAAATTGCCAAGTACTTCAATCCTGAAGATTTTGATATAATGAACCAG AAAACCGAGGACCTATTGTCAGGACTAAGTTATATTCCATCCACACTTTTCCTGTCAGAAGTTTCTTACGTGGAATTCCTGGATAGAGTACATGTGTCTGAGATGAAGCTCCGAGCAGAAGGTTTATGGGAAGTTCCACACCCATGGATGAATCTTCTAATCCCAAAAAGCAACATTTCTGCGTTCGCTAAAGAGGTCTTTGGCAACATTCTTACAGATAGTAGCAATGGTCCTATTCTCATCTATCCAGTTAACCAGTCCAA GTGGAACAATAAAACATCTTTAATCACCCCAGAAGAAGATATATTCTATCTAGTGGGGTTTCTATCTTCTGCAGTGCCATCTTCCACAGGCAAAGATAGCTTGCCACACATCTTAGCCCGAAACAAAAGAATTCTAGATTTCTGCTCCAAGGCTAATCTTGGAGTTAAGCAATATTTGCCTCATTACAGCTCCCAAGAAGAATGGCAAGCCCACTTTGGCCCTCAGTGGGAAGTTTTCGTACAGAGAAAATCAACTTATGATCCTTTAGCAATCCTAGCTCCTGGCCAAAGAATCTTTAAAAGGCGATAG
- the LOC8259347 gene encoding uncharacterized protein LOC8259347 yields the protein MEHESLDVSHDADGNNAWKEATESDHNSTKDVPLPSFPGNNKNVNVINWKVGEIVPQNVPADAETSGEVNMEASITTDDVIRAGGFGARDDINSFLPVASDSTDFEATVLDARYYEEPQGEISRPGLGWKEPAQGK from the coding sequence ATGCTGATGGAAACAATGCATGGAAAGAAGCAACTGAATCTGATCATAATAGTACAAAAGATGTTCCACTTCCCAGTTTTCCAGGTAATAACAAAAACGTTAATGTAATTAACTGGAAAGTTGGGGAAATAGTTCCCCAAAATGTACCTGCTGATGCGGAGACATCTGGGGAAGTAAATATGGAGGCTTCCATAACAACTGATGACGTTATAAGAGCTGGAGGCTTTGGAGCTAGAGACGATATAAATAGCTTTCTTCCTGTTGCAAGTGATTCAACTGACTTCGAAGCAACTGTCCTTGATGCCAGATACTATGAAGAACCGCAGGGAGAAATATCCAGACCCGGTCTTGGCTGGAAGGAACCAGCACAAGGAAAATAG